Proteins encoded in a region of the Inquilinus sp. KBS0705 genome:
- a CDS encoding ABC transporter ATP-binding protein, with product MKPTVTTKEEPLIIIKDIGRKYVIGAEIIHAIKSVSLTINKGEFVALMGPSGSGKSTLMNILGCLDTPTKGEYILNGINVSHMTDNDLAEVRNSEIGFVFQTFNLLPRNSALDNVALPLVYAGISKEKRNDRARKALENVGLGNRTDHRPNELSGGQRQRVAVARALINDPSIILADEPTGNLDTKTSIEIMGLMEDIHAKGNTIILVTHEEDIAMHAHRIVRMRDGLVENDYQNPNIQTVSRRDAKAEAAEKVD from the coding sequence ATGAAGCCAACTGTTACCACAAAGGAAGAACCTCTTATTATTATTAAAGATATTGGCCGTAAATATGTTATTGGCGCCGAGATTATACATGCTATAAAATCGGTATCGTTAACTATAAATAAGGGCGAATTTGTGGCGCTGATGGGGCCTTCGGGTTCTGGGAAATCAACCCTGATGAATATTTTGGGTTGCCTTGATACCCCTACCAAAGGCGAATACATCCTTAATGGCATAAACGTAAGCCATATGACCGATAATGACCTGGCCGAAGTGCGTAACTCCGAAATTGGCTTCGTTTTTCAAACATTTAACTTATTACCACGTAACAGCGCTTTAGATAATGTTGCACTACCTTTGGTTTATGCAGGCATCAGCAAAGAAAAACGCAACGATCGTGCCCGTAAAGCATTGGAGAATGTTGGGCTTGGTAACCGTACAGATCACCGCCCTAACGAATTATCGGGTGGCCAGCGGCAGCGTGTGGCTGTGGCAAGGGCTTTAATAAACGACCCCTCAATTATTTTGGCCGATGAGCCCACCGGTAACCTTGATACCAAAACATCTATCGAAATTATGGGCTTGATGGAGGATATTCACGCTAAAGGTAATACCATTATACTGGTAACACACGAGGAGGATATTGCCATGCACGCCCACCGTATAGTACGTATGCGCGATGGATTGGTTGAAAATGACTACCAAAACCCCAATATACAAACCGTTAGCCGCCGCGATGCCAAAGCAGAAGCTGCCGAAAAAGTAGATTAA
- a CDS encoding cob(I)yrinic acid a,c-diamide adenosyltransferase: MKIYTKTGDNGYTSLIGGTRVPKHHLRIESYGTVDELNSYIGLIRDQQLADYDKDILKQIQDRLFTIGSSLAADPEKSRMVIPDLHTEDIELLESEMDRMNETLPELKHFILPGGSNTVSYCHIARCVCRRAERLSVHLAEESKVDEKVNIYLNRLSDYLFTLARKVAHDDKVPENEWIPRL, encoded by the coding sequence ATGAAGATATACACCAAAACAGGCGATAACGGCTATACCTCGTTAATAGGGGGTACCCGCGTGCCCAAGCATCATTTACGTATTGAGAGTTACGGTACCGTAGATGAGCTAAATAGCTATATTGGCCTTATAAGGGACCAGCAGTTGGCTGATTATGATAAAGATATATTAAAGCAGATACAAGACAGACTGTTTACTATAGGTTCCTCGCTGGCGGCAGATCCTGAAAAATCGCGAATGGTGATACCTGACCTGCATACAGAGGATATTGAACTGCTGGAAAGTGAGATGGACCGCATGAACGAAACCTTACCAGAACTGAAGCATTTTATTTTGCCGGGTGGTAGTAATACTGTATCTTACTGCCATATAGCACGTTGTGTATGCCGCAGGGCCGAACGTTTGAGTGTTCACCTGGCCGAAGAAAGCAAGGTTGACGAAAAAGTGAATATTTATCTGAACAGATTGAGCGATTACTTGTTCACTTTAGCACGTAAGGTAGCACACGATGATAAGGTACCTGAAAATGAGTGGATACCACGTTTATAA
- a CDS encoding DUF2795 domain-containing protein — protein sequence MYWTLELASHLEDAPWPATKDELIDYAIRSGAPVEVIENLQALEDDGEPYENIEEIWPDYPTKDDFFFNEDEY from the coding sequence ATGTATTGGACACTTGAATTAGCATCGCACCTGGAAGATGCACCATGGCCGGCAACAAAGGACGAATTAATAGATTACGCTATACGCTCTGGAGCGCCTGTAGAGGTTATTGAGAACCTGCAAGCACTTGAAGATGATGGTGAACCTTACGAAAATATAGAGGAGATTTGGCCGGATTACCCTACCAAAGACGACTTCTTTTTTAACGAAGACGAATATTAA
- a CDS encoding lmo0937 family membrane protein: MRSLLYIIAVILVIGWAFGFFYAGSGNIIHVLLVIAIIALLLGVIRRA; this comes from the coding sequence ATGAGAAGCTTATTGTACATTATCGCAGTTATCCTTGTAATAGGATGGGCATTCGGATTTTTCTACGCCGGTTCTGGTAACATTATCCACGTTTTATTAGTAATAGCCATTATCGCTTTACTATTAGGTGTTATTAGGAGAGCCTGA
- a CDS encoding lmo0937 family membrane protein has translation MRSLLYIIAVILVIAWVFGFFFNHAGNIIHVLLVIAIIALLLGVIRRA, from the coding sequence ATGAGAAGTTTACTATACATCATCGCAGTTATCCTGGTAATAGCCTGGGTATTCGGGTTTTTCTTTAACCATGCTGGTAATATCATTCACGTTTTGCTGGTGATAGCTATTATCGCCTTGTTATTAGGTGTTATCAGGAGAGCCTGA
- a CDS encoding 2-C-methyl-D-erythritol 4-phosphate cytidylyltransferase has translation MPNIHPPTSNLLKTYAIIVAGGSGSRMQSALPKQFMLLCGTPVLMHTLSAFKNSASSPYIILVLHASYHQLWKQLCTEHNFTIAHTLISGGETRFHSVKNAIDQITDKDVLIAVHDAVRPMVTATIIDEAYQCAAQHGSAVAAVKSRDSVRQVSEDTSVSLNREGIYLVQTPQTFQSALLINAYKQPYNQHFTDDASVVEQSGVKITLIESSYSNIKITFPDDIIIAEALINKKGL, from the coding sequence ATGCCTAACATCCATCCTCCAACCTCTAATCTCTTAAAAACGTACGCCATTATAGTAGCCGGTGGTTCGGGTAGTCGCATGCAGTCGGCATTGCCCAAGCAGTTTATGTTGCTTTGCGGTACGCCGGTGTTAATGCATACGCTATCGGCATTTAAAAACAGCGCTTCATCACCGTATATCATACTGGTGCTGCATGCCTCGTACCACCAGCTTTGGAAGCAGCTTTGCACTGAACACAACTTTACCATAGCCCATACTTTAATATCGGGTGGCGAAACGCGTTTCCATTCTGTAAAAAATGCAATTGACCAGATTACCGATAAAGATGTGCTAATTGCTGTACACGATGCCGTAAGGCCGATGGTTACAGCCACTATTATTGATGAGGCATATCAATGTGCCGCGCAACACGGAAGTGCCGTAGCGGCCGTTAAAAGCCGCGATTCGGTTAGGCAAGTAAGCGAGGATACTTCAGTAAGTCTTAACCGAGAGGGCATATACCTGGTGCAAACCCCGCAAACATTTCAGTCGGCCCTATTAATAAACGCTTATAAACAGCCTTATAACCAACATTTTACTGATGATGCCTCGGTAGTTGAGCAATCGGGCGTTAAAATAACGCTGATAGAGAGCAGCTATAGTAATATTAAAATAACCTTCCCCGATGATATTATTATTGCCGAAGCGCTTATTAACAAAAAAGGCCTTTAG